The following are from one region of the Lytechinus pictus isolate F3 Inbred chromosome 4, Lp3.0, whole genome shotgun sequence genome:
- the LOC135153953 gene encoding uncharacterized protein LOC135153953: MIYRSSRHRRKAQLLKNGIRQQDILNFSSSGCTNGLVSRVSFSSWRFPLLILGVMIARVTLSTQFLATKPIQTLNLIQGTNASIKFDHLEYLPGAAPHYTLRYRSEEPSFCCRFSVHISLTNEGLTEGQKSRFSVEGIPINNTFSVILNINNVSVEDGGSIELVYILLQYKTHVSVKTRVKRTAEINVINPPAVAECHFVRIIAYAHHIVRCQSPAENGRVTISCYQALSKIPLIAVYTDNEDMIRVIFLAQFDDQLQCCSHHISDNVTQETCDQSILRHTKHITTPRTTPVSHNSILPITKSPLHIEHDLTTEAFRPTSSADQNELSGWMPLYLQVIIVVCISLFNILK; this comes from the exons ATGATTTATCGATCAAGCAGACATAGGAGGAAAGCTCAGTTGTTGAAAAACGGTATAAGGCAACAGGACATACTAAATTTTTCATCATCCGGTTGTACA AATGGCCTGGTATCGCGGGTCTCGTTCTCGTCATGGAGATTTCCTCTACTTATTTTGGGGGTCATGATTGCACGTGTCACTTTATCAACCCAGTTTCTTGCTACCAAGCCGATTCAAACTCTCAACCTGATCCAAGGTACCAATGCTTCAATCAAGTTTGATCATCTCGAGTACCTTCCAGGAGCGGCTCCTCATTACACATTGAGGTATCGATCTGAGGAGCCATCATTTTGTTGTAGGTTCAGTGTTCACATTTCCCTCACCAATGAAGGCCTCACGGAAGGTCAAAAAAGCAGGTTCTCTGTAGAAGGTATTCCCATAAATAATACTTTCTCTGTTATCCTGAACATTAATAATGTGTCTGTTGAAGATGGTGGAAGTATTGAATTGGTTTACATTTTGCTGCAATACAAAACACATGTCTCCGTGAAAACCCGCGTGAAAAGAACGGCAGAAATCAATGTGATTAATCCACCTGCAGTAGCCGAATGTCATTTCGTCAGAATAATAGCATACGCGCATCATATTGTGCGATGCCAATCTCCTGCAGAAAATGGTAGGGTAACTATCAGTTGTTACCAAGCATTGTCCAAAATTCCATTAATAGCCGTCTACACGGACAACGAAGATATGATAAGGGTAATATTCTTGGCTCAATTTGATGATCAACTTCAATGTTGTTCTCATCATATATCAGACAACGTTACACAGGAGACATGCGACCAATCAATCTTGCGCCATACCAAACACATCACCACACCCCGCACCACACCTGTCTCACACAACTCCATCCTCCCAATTACCAAGAGCCCATTGCACATTGAGCATGATCTGACTACTGAAGCCTTTCGGCCTACCAGCTCAGCAGATCAAAATGAATTGTCAGGTTGGATGCCACTGTACCTACAAGTAATTATTGTAGTGTGCATCAGCCTTTTCAATATcctgaaataa
- the LOC129256387 gene encoding beta-chimaerin-like has protein sequence MYVETKAADYIGRIEFEEPIYDKYSKQATFMRPQVGSNGSTPHSMPPDSPPGPPIGHQMVDGRNLKPTQGPITVEKDHVFKVHTFVGLNWCMFCGNFLWGLKSQGVKCTDCGLSTHKQCSKRVPRDCTPDLRLIKRVYSVDLTTLARAHGVNTSIVVERCVEEIESRGLEVEGLYRIPGMQDDVELIRQRFDKDGMVARIGSKEFPDTNAISGAMKLYLRELPIPLVPFKMYHAFMEATKKQNVHEKVDSFCNALDELYQTFPAHYHTLKLLMAHLVRVSQLHEENKMNVENLGIVFGPTLMRPPSNQPVIDDLYMLHFQKKSVEIMIEEFDTLFQK, from the exons ATGTACGTGGAGACAAAAGCGGCCGACTACATCGGGCGCATTGAGTTCGAGGAACCCATCTATGATAAATACTCCAAACAAGCTACGTTTATGAGGCCGCAGGTGGGGAGTAATGGCAGTACACCACACAGCATGCCTCCTGATTCGCCACCAGGCCCTCCCATTGGACATCAAATG GTTGATGGTAGGAATCTAAAACCAACTCAAGGTCCCATTACTGTTGAAAAGGATCATGTCTTCAAG GTGCACACATTTGTAGGTCTTAATTGGTGTATGTTCTGTGGTAACTTCCTGTGGGGTCTGAAGAGTCAAGGAGTCAAATGTACAG attgTGGTCTAAGTACCCACAAGCAATGTTCAAAGAGAGTACCAAGAGATTGTACACCCGACCTTAGACTGATCAAGAGAGTTTACAGTGTTGATCTCACAACCTTAGCCAGAGCACATGGTGTTAATACATCGATTGTAGTAGAGCGATGTGTCGAGGAGATCGAAAGCAGAG GTCTCGAGGTGGAAGGTCTATATAGGATACCAGGCATGCAAGACGACGTTGAGCTTATCAGACAGAGATTTGATAAAG ATGGTATGGTGGCACGCATCGGATCCAAAGAGTTTCCTGATACCAACGCTATCTCAGGAGCCATGAAGCTTTACCTCAGGGAGTTACCTATTCCATTGGTGCCGTTCAAGATGTACCATGCATTCATGGAAGCAACCA aaaaacaaaatgtcCATGAGAAAGTTGATTCATTCTGTAATGCCTTAGATGAGCTCTACCAAACATTCCCTGCTCACTACCACACACTAAAGCTTCTTATGGCTCATTTAGTCAG agtgtcCCAGTTACACGAAGAGAACAAGATGAATGTAGAAAACCTTGGTATCGTCTTTGGACCGACCCTAATGAGACCGCCCTCTAACCAACCCGTCATCGATGACCTCTACATGCTTCACTTCCAGAAGAAGAGTGTAGAGATCATGATTGAGGAGTTTGACACCCTATTCCAAAAGTAG